GCCCGCGCTGCTCGCCGGGTTCGGACTGCTCGCCGTCGCCGGTGTCCAGGCCTGCTACTTCGCCGCGCTCTCCCGCATCCCGGTGGGCGTGGCGCTGCTCATCGAGTACCTGGCGCCCGCGCTGGTGCTGGGTTGGGTGCGGTTCGTGCAGCGGCGGCCTGTGACGCGCGCCGCCGCGCTCGGCGTGGTCCTCGCGGCCGGCGGTCTCGCCTGCGTGGTGGAGGTCTGGTCGGGGCTGAGCTTCGACGCCCTGGGCCTGCTGTTCGCGCTCGGCGCGGCCTGCTGCCAGGTCGGCTACTTCGTCCTGGCCGACCACGGCGGTGACGCGGGTGACCAGGCACCGGACCCGCTCGGCGTCATCGCCTACGGACTGCTCGTCGGCGCCCTCGTCCTGACGGTCGTCGCACGCCCCTGGAACATGCGCTGGTCGGTGCTGACCGGCTCGGCGCACATGAACGGCACGGCCGTACCGGCCCTCGCGCTGCTGGGCTGGATCGTGCTCATCGCCACCGTCGTCGCCTACGTCACCGGTGTGCTGTCCGTGCGGCGGCTGTCGCCGCAGGTCGCCGGGGTCGTGGCCTGCCT
Above is a genomic segment from Streptomyces fodineus containing:
- a CDS encoding EamA family transporter; this translates as MPVHTWESSQGSRGKGVGIGLALASALAFGGSGVAAKPLIEAGLDPLHVVWLRVTGAAVVMLPVAVRHRALLRRRPALLAGFGLLAVAGVQACYFAALSRIPVGVALLIEYLAPALVLGWVRFVQRRPVTRAAALGVVLAAGGLACVVEVWSGLSFDALGLLFALGAACCQVGYFVLADHGGDAGDQAPDPLGVIAYGLLVGALVLTVVARPWNMRWSVLTGSAHMNGTAVPALALLGWIVLIATVVAYVTGVLSVRRLSPQVAGVVACLEAVIATVLAWVLLGEHLSAPQVAGGAVVLVGAFIAQSSAPAKGSAEPVAVGAPERELSEHRTSA